A stretch of the Eulemur rufifrons isolate Redbay chromosome 20, OSU_ERuf_1, whole genome shotgun sequence genome encodes the following:
- the WFDC2 gene encoding WAP four-disulfide core domain protein 2: protein MPACRLGPLPAALLLGLLLLGLPAVTGTGTEKTGVCPKLEVDLNCTEECQSDSECADNLKCCQAGCATVCSVPNEKKGSCPVVDTSFPQLGLCQDQCEVDSQCPGQMKCCRNGCGKVSCVTPNF from the exons ATGCCTGCCTGTCGCCTCGGCCCGCTCCCCGCTGCCCTCCTCCTTGGCCTGCTGCTGCTCGGCCTCCCCGCAGTCACAG GCACAGGAACAGAGAAGACGGGCGTGTGCCCCAAACTGGAGGTGGACCTCAACTGTACCGAGGAGTGCCAGTCCGACAGCGAGTGTGCAGACAACCTCAAGTGCTGCCAGGCGGGCTGTGCCACCGTCTGCTCTGTGCCCAATG AAAAGAAGGGTTCCTGCCCCGTGGTGGACACTAGCTTCCCCCAGCTTGGCCTCTGCCAGGACCAGTGCGAGGTGGACAGCCAGTGTCCTGGCCAGATGAAATGCTGCCGCAATGGCTGCGGGAAGGTGTCCTGTGTCACTCCCAACTTCTGA